The following coding sequences are from one Bacillota bacterium window:
- a CDS encoding CsgG/HfaB family protein: protein MWRWMWSWGLLLCAVIAQAAGEVIAVSDFVGKPAEIGQEIAETLGTDLAKSERITLVERSQLGQALRELRLQSTGLTEPAQARKVGKLVGADAIIVGSFYLRGNQIVINARVVDVRTGKVMAGRAENVQGKLSDLYILLGDLANRLHVRLTGQELASVEPGTAKWTSPNVRIADAQDDPEILYVVQQGWMQGTPDGYFLPDKPVTVGDFARVISRLAAARRWEGRLEIDASRPGDLMNALRAVVALTRLALPPERFSEQPYAEGALALLPPWSRPYVYQARQQGYIRDIQEASPHQVLKRRQLAGLLARLVPPPPTAQIASLQPATTSASAGAWTGLVVDARGLGMRSCMSPVVIDTNGRQIYPDPRNVPPLDYIQEYGIADFVKMEEQSQRAGGNPVYVRPIQVKGAARDTVVITVSDAERVLEAERQGGFLKRWRVVFLVD from the coding sequence ATGTGGAGATGGATGTGGTCCTGGGGTCTCCTGCTTTGTGCGGTTATCGCACAAGCGGCTGGTGAGGTCATTGCGGTCAGCGATTTTGTGGGTAAGCCTGCGGAGATCGGGCAGGAGATAGCCGAGACGCTCGGTACGGATTTGGCGAAGTCCGAGCGTATCACGCTGGTGGAACGCTCGCAGCTCGGTCAGGCGTTGCGGGAGCTGCGTCTCCAGAGCACCGGTTTGACGGAACCCGCTCAAGCCAGAAAGGTCGGTAAGCTAGTCGGTGCGGATGCGATTATAGTGGGTAGTTTCTACCTGCGCGGTAACCAGATAGTCATCAACGCGCGGGTGGTGGATGTACGCACTGGCAAGGTGATGGCAGGACGGGCGGAGAACGTGCAGGGCAAGCTTAGCGACCTGTACATTTTGCTGGGCGACCTGGCAAACCGTTTGCACGTGCGATTGACAGGACAGGAGCTCGCTTCTGTGGAACCCGGCACGGCGAAGTGGACTTCTCCGAACGTGCGGATAGCAGATGCGCAGGACGACCCTGAAATACTTTATGTCGTACAACAGGGCTGGATGCAGGGAACGCCAGACGGCTACTTCCTGCCGGACAAGCCGGTGACGGTGGGCGATTTTGCGCGGGTGATCTCCCGCCTGGCTGCTGCGCGACGATGGGAAGGCAGGCTGGAGATAGATGCCTCGCGTCCGGGCGACCTGATGAACGCACTGCGTGCTGTGGTCGCGTTAACCCGACTGGCTCTACCCCCGGAGCGATTCTCTGAACAGCCATACGCCGAGGGAGCACTCGCACTGTTGCCACCCTGGTCACGTCCGTATGTCTATCAGGCGCGGCAGCAGGGCTATATTCGCGACATTCAGGAGGCTTCACCCCACCAGGTGCTCAAACGACGACAGCTGGCGGGGTTACTGGCGAGGCTCGTGCCTCCGCCTCCCACTGCACAAATAGCCTCCTTGCAGCCTGCAACGACCTCTGCATCTGCGGGAGCATGGACGGGACTGGTGGTCGATGCCAGGGGATTGGGGATGCGTTCCTGTATGAGCCCGGTGGTCATCGACACGAATGGCAGACAGATTTATCCCGACCCTCGCAACGTACCGCCGCTGGACTACATTCAGGAATACGGTATCGCAGATTTTGTGAAGATGGAGGAACAGAGCCAGCGAGCAGGGGGCAATCCGGTATACGTGCGCCCGATACAGGTGAAAGGTGCAGCCCGAGACACGGTGGTAATTACCGTGTCGGATGCAGAGCGGGTGCTGGAGGCAGAGAGACAGGGAGGCTTCCTGAAACGCTGGCGTGTGGTCTTCCTGGTGGACTGA
- a CDS encoding carbohydrate binding domain-containing protein — MRKIWLSVTLLLIASRAFAQDDLFPFVVPWDVAPAGVADMSVLLHRPAGKFGHVHVGADGHFYVGAQRIRFWGVNMTADACFQHKANAPKVALRLAKAGVNVVRFHHMDAPWANPSLINYAAGGSRQLNTQALDNLDYFFAQLKKVGVYANLNLVVHRLFSSRDGLPAEIDSVTDMKDQHVIGFFYQPMLELQKEYARLLLTHRNPYTGLTYAQDPAVAFVEINNENGLIHGFLGGVTDRIPSVFQTDLQRQWNEWLIAKYGNTQALRQAWGERNEPLGSEMLTNGDYTSGLNGWILEQHAGAQASATQSTSAPPGYTRSVRIEVTRPGTQSWHVQWNQPGLTVEGRRLYTLSFWARANTSRSITVAVAMAHDPWLGLGPWISVPLTTSWQRFEYTFVVSQSDTNARVLFTGMGLQTGTYWITGVSLRPGGTMRVLPEGQTLEAKTVGNVLRSNWGATPEPVQKDWLRFLRDIEERYWTSLYRYLKQDLGVRALVTGTIVGCTTPNLMAPMDLVDTHSYWQHPEFPGGSWDSRNWFIRNIPMVNERGGTLTSLAPKRVLGKPHTLSEYNHPAPNTFTSEGLLIAAAYGLLQDWDAIYFYTYAHRRDDLSARRITGFFDIDQHPTQWISLVAAGAMFLRGDVAPAQKLVAVSLSREQEIETLRGSWAWRLVDGSDVGLRGEMTLKHRVAVATEGQSLPSDALRPDQVNTSGNTLISDTGQLKWDWSVSGKGVITVSSPRSKAVIGFGGGRQFDLGDGVQVEPGNTRQNGFGVITLTVKQGALSPQVTQTTQLLITATGYVQNTNWGWQELGDNRVTVRDNWGTAPTLVEGIPARITLPMPAGAVQVYALDERGARKAKLPVSSDSGGRAVIQIGPQYRTLWYEVVATARRAVTPR; from the coding sequence ATGCGCAAGATATGGCTTTCCGTTACCCTTTTGCTGATCGCAAGCCGTGCGTTTGCTCAGGATGACCTGTTCCCCTTTGTGGTGCCATGGGATGTTGCTCCAGCAGGCGTCGCGGACATGAGTGTCCTCCTGCATCGCCCTGCAGGAAAGTTCGGGCATGTGCACGTGGGCGCAGACGGACATTTTTACGTTGGCGCGCAGCGTATCCGCTTCTGGGGCGTCAACATGACAGCCGACGCCTGCTTTCAGCACAAAGCAAACGCGCCGAAGGTCGCCCTGCGCCTGGCTAAGGCTGGGGTGAACGTGGTGCGATTTCACCACATGGACGCCCCCTGGGCGAACCCCTCGCTGATCAACTATGCCGCGGGCGGCTCACGCCAGCTGAACACGCAGGCGCTGGATAACCTCGACTACTTCTTCGCGCAGCTGAAGAAAGTGGGAGTCTACGCCAACCTGAACCTGGTGGTGCATCGCCTGTTCTCTTCACGCGACGGTCTGCCCGCAGAGATAGACAGCGTCACCGATATGAAAGACCAGCACGTGATAGGCTTCTTCTATCAGCCGATGCTGGAACTGCAAAAAGAGTACGCACGGCTGCTGCTGACTCACCGAAACCCTTACACCGGTTTAACGTATGCCCAGGACCCTGCCGTCGCCTTCGTAGAGATAAACAACGAAAACGGGCTGATTCACGGCTTCCTGGGCGGCGTCACCGACCGCATACCGTCGGTGTTTCAGACTGACCTGCAGCGGCAATGGAACGAATGGCTGATTGCTAAGTACGGCAACACCCAGGCCCTGCGCCAAGCATGGGGCGAGCGCAATGAACCGCTGGGCAGTGAAATGCTGACCAACGGAGATTACACCAGCGGACTGAACGGCTGGATACTGGAACAACATGCAGGGGCGCAGGCTTCCGCCACGCAGTCCACCAGTGCACCACCGGGATATACACGTTCCGTGCGCATCGAAGTCACCAGGCCCGGCACACAGAGCTGGCACGTGCAGTGGAACCAGCCGGGATTGACGGTGGAGGGCCGACGGCTATACACCCTTTCCTTCTGGGCGCGAGCGAACACCAGCCGAAGCATCACCGTTGCCGTCGCGATGGCGCATGACCCGTGGTTAGGACTCGGTCCCTGGATTTCGGTGCCGTTGACCACTTCCTGGCAACGATTTGAATATACCTTTGTGGTCAGCCAGAGCGATACCAACGCCCGTGTACTTTTCACCGGCATGGGCTTGCAGACAGGTACCTACTGGATCACAGGGGTGTCACTGCGCCCGGGAGGCACTATGCGCGTACTACCAGAGGGACAAACGCTGGAAGCGAAAACCGTTGGCAACGTGCTGCGCAGTAACTGGGGAGCCACCCCTGAGCCCGTTCAGAAGGACTGGTTGCGCTTCTTGCGGGACATTGAGGAACGCTATTGGACCAGCCTGTACCGCTATCTGAAACAGGACCTCGGTGTACGCGCGCTGGTGACGGGCACCATTGTGGGCTGTACCACGCCCAACCTGATGGCACCGATGGACCTGGTGGACACTCATTCCTACTGGCAACACCCCGAATTTCCGGGTGGAAGCTGGGACAGTAGAAACTGGTTTATCCGTAACATCCCGATGGTGAACGAACGCGGAGGCACCCTCACCTCGCTTGCCCCAAAGCGGGTGCTGGGCAAACCGCATACACTGAGCGAGTACAACCACCCTGCGCCGAATACCTTCACGAGCGAAGGGTTACTGATAGCGGCGGCCTACGGGCTCCTGCAGGATTGGGATGCCATCTACTTCTATACCTACGCACACCGCCGCGATGACCTCAGCGCCCGCAGGATTACCGGCTTCTTCGACATCGACCAGCATCCCACGCAGTGGATAAGCCTCGTTGCCGCCGGCGCGATGTTCTTGCGCGGAGATGTGGCTCCTGCCCAAAAGCTGGTGGCGGTATCGCTCAGCCGCGAACAGGAGATAGAGACTCTGCGCGGCAGCTGGGCGTGGAGGCTGGTGGACGGTTCCGATGTCGGTCTGCGTGGAGAAATGACACTTAAACACCGTGTTGCCGTAGCCACAGAAGGGCAGTCGCTACCATCCGATGCCCTGCGTCCCGACCAGGTAAATACCTCCGGTAACACTCTCATCTCCGATACTGGGCAGCTCAAGTGGGACTGGAGCGTATCAGGCAAGGGTGTGATTACCGTTTCGTCGCCGCGCAGCAAAGCGGTCATCGGTTTTGGGGGAGGTAGGCAGTTTGACCTCGGTGACGGCGTGCAGGTAGAACCTGGCAACACCCGCCAGAACGGCTTCGGCGTGATTACGCTGACCGTCAAGCAGGGCGCGCTGTCTCCACAGGTAACCCAGACGACCCAGCTGCTCATCACGGCCACGGGCTATGTGCAGAATACGAACTGGGGCTGGCAAGAACTGGGTGACAACCGTGTTACCGTGCGCGACAACTGGGGTACTGCTCCGACGCTGGTGGAAGGCATTCCTGCCCGAATCACCCTGCCGATGCCTGCCGGTGCGGTGCAGGTGTATGCGCTGGATGAGCGTGGCGCACGCAAGGCGAAACTGCCTGTAAGCAGTGACTCTGGCGGCAGAGCGGTCATTCAGATTGGTCCGCAGTACCGCACACTGTGGTACGAGGTGGTCGCCACGGCGCGGCGAGCGGTCACGCCGAGATAA
- a CDS encoding DnaJ domain-containing protein, with protein MYDNRSQQTSYQTPPPRTEPPRARNTLYDLLEVSPTASPEVIKAAYRQLALKYHPDKQPDARSRQQAEERMKQINAAYDILSDPARRAEYDRQLREGLI; from the coding sequence ATGTACGACAACCGTTCCCAGCAGACCTCCTACCAGACGCCGCCTCCACGCACAGAGCCGCCTCGTGCCCGCAACACGCTGTACGACTTGCTGGAGGTCAGCCCTACCGCTTCGCCGGAGGTCATTAAAGCCGCTTATCGGCAGCTCGCCCTGAAATACCACCCCGATAAACAGCCGGATGCGCGCAGCCGTCAGCAAGCGGAGGAACGCATGAAGCAAATCAACGCCGCTTATGACATCCTTTCCGACCCCGCGCGGAGGGCGGAATACGACCGCCAGTTGCGCGAGGGACTCATCTAA
- a CDS encoding ferritin: protein MTTLISPELNRAFNEQIGRELFASNQYIAIASYFDGRALKKLAAMFFKQSEEEREHAMKFVEYLNEVGGTVEVPAISATTSEFKNAEEAVRLALKWELEVTHQINQLMTMAVEQKDYAAQEFLDWFVKEQVEEVSTMQDLLQIVQQVGEHYLIMVEAYLSHGGGE from the coding sequence ATGACCACCTTGATTAGCCCCGAGCTGAACCGGGCGTTTAACGAGCAGATTGGACGCGAGCTTTTCGCTTCAAACCAGTATATCGCCATCGCCTCGTACTTTGACGGACGCGCGCTGAAGAAGCTGGCGGCGATGTTCTTCAAGCAGTCTGAGGAAGAGCGCGAGCACGCGATGAAGTTCGTGGAATACCTCAATGAGGTCGGCGGTACGGTGGAAGTACCCGCCATCAGCGCTACCACCAGCGAGTTCAAGAACGCGGAAGAGGCGGTGCGTCTTGCCCTGAAGTGGGAACTGGAAGTCACCCATCAAATCAACCAGCTGATGACGATGGCGGTCGAGCAGAAGGATTACGCGGCTCAGGAGTTCCTCGACTGGTTCGTGAAGGAACAGGTGGAGGAAGTCTCCACAATGCAAGACCTGCTGCAGATTGTGCAACAGGTTGGTGAACACTACCTGATTATGGTGGAAGCCTACCTGTCGCACGGCGGCGGGGAGTAA
- the lptC gene encoding LPS export ABC transporter periplasmic protein LptC has product MAEVAGAVQTVTLPTSVRLTIGKMRNWRAAIPSIVAMLCIAGLAWCVHRLQQIDPFARLNPLYADAGMGNVLVRFSETEVVARQINTPLWRMKVQRADLSRDRQRWLLDGVQEAVLYDDGRPAWRLTAAQALYEGASRFLQVADAHLYGNPVRLTCSQATWRDQTRELQCMGIIRGFLRDGEFTAQTLRYLGRQKRLVAEGVRLTMHTSLEPVAFLQAEPPGQNSGEKQAKTRRVEITFKRLEEQQGKTRIGEGLVIRDGDTIMTADRAEQDIKAQIIRASGNLRVTDPRVDLSADKLTIELKEKRAVLEGNVKILVKPKQSEEQVAQPASEETRSLKTEMREPVQITCDRAENLYQKKIITLTGNLKMVQILKESGKTRTLTAQKAVYNSRTEQVQLTGDVHGVDEKGQELIAPEILVSVKAGDEWLKISQPGKMVILVEGEEETEETPAATQPASPTTPPQQGQR; this is encoded by the coding sequence GTGGCAGAAGTGGCTGGCGCGGTGCAGACGGTAACCCTGCCCACTTCTGTTCGTCTAACCATAGGAAAAATGCGTAACTGGCGCGCGGCGATACCCTCGATTGTGGCTATGCTTTGCATTGCCGGGCTGGCGTGGTGCGTCCACCGGCTTCAGCAGATAGACCCCTTCGCTCGCCTCAATCCCCTTTACGCCGACGCAGGCATGGGTAACGTGCTGGTGCGTTTCAGCGAAACAGAAGTGGTTGCTCGCCAGATCAATACTCCTCTGTGGCGGATGAAGGTGCAACGTGCAGACCTCTCGCGAGACCGTCAGCGCTGGCTGCTAGATGGCGTGCAGGAAGCGGTGCTGTATGATGACGGCAGACCGGCGTGGAGGCTGACCGCCGCACAGGCGCTGTACGAAGGCGCATCACGCTTTCTTCAGGTCGCAGATGCCCACCTGTATGGCAATCCGGTTCGCCTGACCTGCTCCCAGGCAACATGGCGCGACCAGACACGTGAGCTGCAATGTATGGGCATCATTCGGGGATTCCTGCGCGACGGCGAGTTCACCGCACAAACGCTGCGCTACCTGGGCAGACAAAAGCGTCTCGTCGCGGAAGGGGTGCGCCTGACCATGCATACATCGCTAGAACCTGTCGCTTTCCTGCAGGCGGAACCCCCGGGGCAGAACAGCGGCGAGAAGCAGGCTAAAACCCGTCGGGTGGAAATAACCTTCAAACGCCTGGAGGAACAGCAAGGCAAAACTCGTATTGGCGAGGGACTGGTTATACGAGATGGCGACACCATCATGACCGCCGACCGTGCCGAACAGGATATCAAGGCGCAAATCATCCGCGCCAGCGGTAACCTGCGCGTCACCGACCCGCGCGTGGACCTCTCCGCAGACAAACTCACCATCGAACTGAAGGAGAAGCGTGCGGTACTGGAAGGTAACGTCAAAATCCTCGTCAAGCCCAAACAGTCGGAGGAACAGGTCGCCCAGCCAGCCAGCGAAGAAACCCGCTCGCTCAAAACCGAGATGCGTGAGCCGGTGCAGATTACCTGCGACCGCGCGGAGAACCTGTACCAGAAGAAAATTATCACTCTCACCGGCAACCTGAAGATGGTGCAGATACTGAAGGAGAGCGGCAAGACACGCACGCTCACCGCGCAGAAAGCGGTCTACAACTCGCGCACCGAGCAGGTGCAGCTGACAGGTGACGTTCACGGCGTGGATGAAAAAGGTCAGGAACTCATCGCTCCCGAAATCCTCGTCTCGGTAAAGGCAGGCGATGAGTGGCTGAAGATTAGCCAGCCGGGCAAGATGGTGATACTCGTCGAAGGGGAAGAGGAGACGGAGGAAACGCCCGCCGCCACCCAGCCAGCATCACCGACCACCCCACCCCAACAGGGACAGCGCTGA